In Taeniopygia guttata chromosome Z, bTaeGut7.mat, whole genome shotgun sequence, one genomic interval encodes:
- the CCL19 gene encoding C-C motif chemokine 19 isoform X1, whose translation MQRVHLLCFSLLLPGHILDGTILPQPCHPPGKLGEVQLASSSVPPPVHSRSNVLDCCLRTSEVPIPWWIVQDYWLQLVQDGCDIDAAVFITTKGKCLCAPLHSPWVIRLQKRLDATFAKRGK comes from the exons ATGCAGCGGGTGCATCTTCTCTGCTTCAGTCTCCTGTTGCCGGGACATATCCTGGATG GCACCATCCTGCCGCAGCCCTGTCACCCTCCAGGGAAGCTGGGAGAGGTGCAGCTGGCCTCCTCTAGTGTTCCTCCTCCAGTGCACAGCAGGAGCAACGTCCTTGACTGCTGCCTGCGGACAAGTGAGGTGCCCATCCCATGGTGGATCGTGCAGGATTACTGGCTCCAGCTGGTGCAGGATGGCTGTGACATCGATGCTGCCGT ATTCATCACCACAAAGGGCAAGTGCCTCTGTGCACCCCTCCATTCCCCGTGGGTGATTCGACTCCAAAAGAGGCTGGATGCCACCTTTGCCAAGAGG GGCAAGTAG
- the CCL19 gene encoding C-C motif chemokine 19 isoform X2 — translation MQRVHLLCFSLLLPGHILDVHSRSNVLDCCLRTSEVPIPWWIVQDYWLQLVQDGCDIDAAVFITTKGKCLCAPLHSPWVIRLQKRLDATFAKRGK, via the exons ATGCAGCGGGTGCATCTTCTCTGCTTCAGTCTCCTGTTGCCGGGACATATCCTGGATG TGCACAGCAGGAGCAACGTCCTTGACTGCTGCCTGCGGACAAGTGAGGTGCCCATCCCATGGTGGATCGTGCAGGATTACTGGCTCCAGCTGGTGCAGGATGGCTGTGACATCGATGCTGCCGT ATTCATCACCACAAAGGGCAAGTGCCTCTGTGCACCCCTCCATTCCCCGTGGGTGATTCGACTCCAAAAGAGGCTGGATGCCACCTTTGCCAAGAGG GGCAAGTAG
- the CCL21 gene encoding C-C motif chemokine 21, producing MALRPFLLLLPLLAAALLITQAQGIGSSALDCCLKHSTLKKDIPSGVVIAYRQQGPETGCYLRAVVLITKKNKKICVSPTDDTVLKLMQQLDKKAKNDKDKKAKNNKNKRQTQRPRGRPKKQKRQRV from the exons ATGGCTCTCCgccccttcctgctgctgctgccgctgctggctgctgccctCCTCATCACACAGGCTCAAG GCATTGGAAGCTCAGCCTTGGACTGCTGCCTGAAGCACAGCACTTTGAAGAAGGATATCCCCAGTGGCGTGGTGATAGCCTACCGCCAACAGGGACCTGAGACAGGATGCTACCTTCGTGCTGTTGT GCTCATCaccaagaagaacaagaaaatcTGTGTCTCTCCCACTGATGACACCGTCCTGAAGTTGATGCAGCAGCTGGACAAGAAGGCCAAGAATGACAAGGACAAGAAGGCCAAGAATAACAAGAACAAGAGGCAGACCCAGCGTCCCAGGGGCAGACCCAAGAAGCAGAAGCGGCAGCGGGTCTAA